From a region of the Zingiber officinale cultivar Zhangliang chromosome 4B, Zo_v1.1, whole genome shotgun sequence genome:
- the LOC121976148 gene encoding NAC domain-containing protein 87-like isoform X1, with translation MELPPGFRFHPTNEEIISHYLLPKILDHSFTALAIADVDLNKCEPWDLPSKAKMGGKEMYFFCHRDKKYPTGTRTNRATQSGYWKATGKDKEIHKGKDLHPLFLRQGALVGTKKTLVFYKGRAPKGEKTNWVMHEFRHQSKDEWVVCRVLDKNPSQSKSLQRIQSFEDELLLPPPPPPAPMAMSFSDVLTAEEIDRQLLMSLQNQSSYCSLLCDSGGYLYQDEELLRGFATASSSSTMKQLKVENSFGDEYYHHEEQWRSDRF, from the exons ATGGAATTACCGCCTGGCTTCAGGTTCCATCCCACCAACGAAGAGATAATCAGTCACTACCTCCTGCCCAAGATCCTCGACCACTCCTTCACCGCACTCGCCATAGCAGATGTCGACCTAAACAAGTGCGAGCCATGGGATCTTCCAA GCAAGGCGAAGATGGGAGGCAAGGAGATGTATTTCTTCTGCCACAGGGATAAGAAGTACCCAACGGGCACGAGGACCAACAGGGCCACACAGTCCGGCTACTGGAAGGCCACCGGAAAAGACAAAGAGATCCACAAGGGAAAAG ATCTTCATCCTCTTTTTCTTCGACAAGGTGCCCTTGTGGGCACGAAGAAGACTCTGGTGTTCTACAAAGGAAGGGCACCGAAGGGGGAGAAGACCAACTGGGTCATGCACGAGTTCAGGCACCAAAGCAAG GATGAATGGGTTGTTTGTAGGGTGCTGGACAAGAACCCCTCGCAGTCGAAAAGCTTACAGAGGATCCAGTCCTTTGAAGATGAGCTCCtgcttcctcctcctccgcctcctGCTCCGATGGCAATGAGTTTCTCCGATGTGCTCACGGCTGAAGAGATCGATCGGCAGCTCCTCATGAGCCTCCAAAATCAGAGCTCTTATTGCTCACTCCTCTGCGACTCGGGAGGTTACTTGTATCAAGATGAAGAACTGTTAAGAGGCTTTGCCACTGCATCATCATCTAGCACGATGAAGCAGCTGAAGGTGGAGAACTCCTTTGGCGACGAATACTACCACCATGAAGAACAATGGAGGAGTGATCGATTCTGA
- the LOC121976148 gene encoding NAC domain-containing protein 87-like isoform X2: MELPPGFRFHPTNEEIISHYLLPKILDHSFTALAIADVDLNKCEPWDLPSKAKMGGKEMYFFCHRDKKYPTGTRTNRATQSGYWKATGKDKEIHKGKGALVGTKKTLVFYKGRAPKGEKTNWVMHEFRHQSKDEWVVCRVLDKNPSQSKSLQRIQSFEDELLLPPPPPPAPMAMSFSDVLTAEEIDRQLLMSLQNQSSYCSLLCDSGGYLYQDEELLRGFATASSSSTMKQLKVENSFGDEYYHHEEQWRSDRF, encoded by the exons ATGGAATTACCGCCTGGCTTCAGGTTCCATCCCACCAACGAAGAGATAATCAGTCACTACCTCCTGCCCAAGATCCTCGACCACTCCTTCACCGCACTCGCCATAGCAGATGTCGACCTAAACAAGTGCGAGCCATGGGATCTTCCAA GCAAGGCGAAGATGGGAGGCAAGGAGATGTATTTCTTCTGCCACAGGGATAAGAAGTACCCAACGGGCACGAGGACCAACAGGGCCACACAGTCCGGCTACTGGAAGGCCACCGGAAAAGACAAAGAGATCCACAAGGGAAAAG GTGCCCTTGTGGGCACGAAGAAGACTCTGGTGTTCTACAAAGGAAGGGCACCGAAGGGGGAGAAGACCAACTGGGTCATGCACGAGTTCAGGCACCAAAGCAAG GATGAATGGGTTGTTTGTAGGGTGCTGGACAAGAACCCCTCGCAGTCGAAAAGCTTACAGAGGATCCAGTCCTTTGAAGATGAGCTCCtgcttcctcctcctccgcctcctGCTCCGATGGCAATGAGTTTCTCCGATGTGCTCACGGCTGAAGAGATCGATCGGCAGCTCCTCATGAGCCTCCAAAATCAGAGCTCTTATTGCTCACTCCTCTGCGACTCGGGAGGTTACTTGTATCAAGATGAAGAACTGTTAAGAGGCTTTGCCACTGCATCATCATCTAGCACGATGAAGCAGCTGAAGGTGGAGAACTCCTTTGGCGACGAATACTACCACCATGAAGAACAATGGAGGAGTGATCGATTCTGA